From Fusarium musae strain F31 chromosome 8, whole genome shotgun sequence:
ATTGAGCCAACGGCTATTTCCAGGCGCAACAGGCGGCAGTCTCATCTTCAGGTGATAACGCCTCAGATAGTGGTAAGTTACTGTAAAGAAGCAAAGTTGACTCGTAGGTTTCAAAAACTCGACCGGTATGTCCGAGTGAATACATTCAATCGAGTATTAGGAGTTTGCATACAAACCTACGGATTCGCCGTCCTTCAAGGTTGCCTGcacgagaagaagatggcgggCAGTGTGAAAATCCTGAAACTCAACAGCCAATCATATTGGGCGGATTGATGACGTCAGGTCagaaaaaagattaaaatttTGGGGTTGATAGAGAAAGATAAGAGCAATTTACCGCAAAAAGCGCAAAGCAAGTTGAGAATAGAGCCTAAGCAAGTTGAATTCCTTCTGTACTAACTCATTTATCAAGACTATTCTATAGATTGGACTCATTACACTCACAGCTTATCGGAAATAGCACTCCTTGATGCCTTAGTTGGTGCCTGACTCTGTCGTCAGTCAAAAAATCTGTCTGCCCCAccaaaattaaaaaattcaCCCCGCCTTCCTCTGGGCACAACCACTGTAGAAGTGAACCGGGAACTGGAACCGCCACACTCATTGTTATTTGCTTGGCTGCCCTGGTTTTTCTTTGTCGGTCAGATCAACTTAACTTTTCCATCTATctcactctcttcttcctccctcttcatcgAACGGTCATTTTCCAAACCACTTCATATACCCCGGTTTGGACTTGATTTCTTAGACGGACATCCTCACCCCGCCGACAGTTTCCGTTCTTTCAACCCCGcggtctttttcttcttctctttcctacacacatcttcatcatggccccCTCTTCATCCAAGGAGAAGCGTctcgccaagaaggctgccgagggcaagctcaagggcaagaagggcaagaagactGAGGAGCCTGAGCTCGACGCCCACGGCAACCCCATCAAGGACGATGATGCCCCCGCGACTTCAGGCGCAAAGCTCGACGAGGTGAAGCGTCTCGCCGAGCAGATGGACAAGCACGGTATCTCCGACCGTGTTACCACCGGTGTCCTCGCCTCTACTCAAACCAGCAAGGACGTCAAGATCACCAGTACCTCTCTGGTCTTCCACGGTCGAGTCCTTATCACCGATTCCACTCTAGAACTCACCTACGGTCGACGATACGGTCTTCTCGGTGAGAACGGTTGCGGAAAGTCTACTTTCCTCAAGGCCATCGCCGCTCGCGAGTACCCCATTCCTGAGCATCTCGATATCTACCTTCTCAACGAGGGTGCTCCTCCCAGTGACCTCGGTGCCCTTGAGTGGGTCGTCCGAGAGgctgagctggagctggagcgtCTCGACCACCAGGCTGAGAAACTTCTCGAGGACGAGGGCCCTGAGAGCCCTGTTCTCCTCGATCTCTACGAGGTGAGTTAACCTACAAAAGTGTCAACGTACCAAACTAACATTTTACAGCACATGGACAAGCTTGATCCCTCAACCTTCGCTACTCGTGCTTCCCTTATCCTGACTGGTCTTGgtttcaacaagaagaccatccacaagaagaccaaggacATGTCTGGTGGTTGGCGTATGCGTGTCGCCCTGGCCAAGGCCCTCTTCGTCAAGCCCTCcgttctccttctcgatGATCCCACTGCCCATTTGGATTTGGAGGCCTGTGTGTGGCTCGAGGAGTACCTCAAGAAGTGGGAGCGAACTCTCGTCCTCGTCTCCCACTCTATGGATTTCCTCAACGGTGTCTGCTCCAACATGATTGACATGCGAGGCAAGCAGCTCATCTACTATGGTGGTAACTACGACTCTTACAGCAAGACTCGAACCGAGAACGAGACCAACCAGATGAAGGCCTACCAGAAGCAGCAGGATGAAATTGTTCACATCAAGAAGTTCATTGCCAGCGCTGGTACATACGCCAATTTGGTCCGACAGGCCAAGTCCCGACAGAAGATTCTCGACAAGATGGAGGCCGATGGTTTCATCCAACCCGTCGAGCAGGACCGTGTCTTCACTTTCCGTTTCGCCGATGTTGATAAGCTCCCTCCTCCCGTTCTGTCATTCGATAATGTCACCTTCTCTTACTCTGGTAAGCCTGAGGACGATCTGTACCgcaaccttgaccttggtttCGATATGGACTCCCGAACTGCCCTTGTCGGCCCTAACGGTGTGGGCAAGTCTACTCTGCTCCGCCTCATGACTGGCAAGCTTTCTCCCACAGGCGGTGTCGTTACCCGACACACTCACTTGAAGCTTGGTCTCTACTCTCAGCACAGTTCCGAgcagcttgacttgacaaaGTCTGCTCTCGACTTCGTTCGCGATAAGTACAGTGAGAAGTCTCAGGATTACCAGTACTGGCGTCAGCAGCTCGGCAAATACGGTCTTAGCGGTGACTCTCAGACTGCCCTGATGGGTACTCTGTCTGAGGGTCAGAAGAGTCGTATCGTGTTTGCTCTGTTGGCCATTGAGAGCCCCAACATGTTGCTTCTTGACGAGCCTACCAACGGTCTGGATATTCCTACCATCGACAGTTTGGCAGATGCCATCAATGCCTTCAGCGGAGGTGTTATCGTTGTTTCTCACGATTTCCGGTAAGCACCAATAAATCTAATTGTAATGAATGATTGCTAACGGCAATAGATTGCTCGACAAGATTGCCAAGCAGATTCTCGTCTGCGAGAACCAGACTATCCGCACATGGGACGGTTCCATCTCCGAGTACAAGAACTACCTCCGAAAGAAGATGATCAGCGCCGGAGCAGTCTAAGGCGTTTCGAAAAAGTTATTACGAATTTTGATTTTATCTGGCACGAATGCATGAAAGGAAATTGACTATAGAGGATATTGAATCCACAAAAAGTTGATGAGAGTGCCATTGGCAATCATGTGGGTATTTTCATGGGTTTAAAGCGGCGGCGGCGCGGGTGGCTAGACCATCAGGATGCTTGATACCTTATGATGGAATGAGACGGCCACGACGAACGACGCTACAGGACGCATGGGTTGCCTCAGTAGAGAGGCCCGGAAGCGTTCACGAAGATGTGGAAATGTTCACGGATAGATTTCTTTTTCATTAGGTCTGGCTGTCTAAGCCTCAATTGAGTACGAATAAATGGGTTCCATAATAACTAATTGCATTTATGTGATTTTGTATTCGCTGAAATCACCATTCGAAGATGTGCGATACTAGATATTAGTTGTAGGTCACTGCTCGACCTGAGTAGTGACGAGTAAACATAAGGAGAATTGGTCCGCAGAAGGATAACCACCATTGGGGCCCGACGTAAGGTTGTGAAAAACGCATGGGTAAAGTAGTGGTTGCTAGGCTGATGTTTATAGTGTTGATAATGAATTTATTTAATGTTTGTGTTCATTATCAAGGCAGGGCTATTAAAGTCCGTTTCGTCCACATCATGCTCTGGTACTATCTATCCACTTATTGGGTGTTCTTCAAACATGATCATCAAGACTGAGAATGATCGAGTCTTGCCGAGACTTAGATCACGAGTACTAAACCTAATCAGCTAGTTGCTGAATTTTGCTAAACTATCTAGACATGTCCTAAACTTATGTGCAGTCTATCCTAAACTGTTCTAAACTTATGCAACTATTCTTCTCACTTACCCAGCCTCGAGGACTTGAGTTTCAGCCTTACAACGGTTGTCTCGCATTCAGTTGTCGTCGAATAAACTCAAGTTTACACCATTTAACTCTTTTCTCTCACCATCAGATCAATGCAAACATgcgttttctttttatagtgAATGATGTGGTCATCCAAGGCCTACTATTACATCCCTCTCCTCTACCCTACACAAAATGACAGACATATCATCTTGAAGCGATCTCCGGAACCCATCCCCGCTGCCGGTGACTGGGGATGGGCTGATGGGGAACACAAAACGGGGTTAACGCTGTAGAGCTTAGTGTTGAGCCAGACCCACATGGGACGGGGGCCAACGGGACAGGGGAACGAGACTTGGGACCTGAAAAAATAGAGTGAGAAACGAGTCTGACGCGGAATCTGAGTGAACATCGTGTTCGCGTGTGCCTTGATTTGGATGGAGCTGTACTGGTATTCGCACGCACGCACACACGCACTTGAATTTTGCCGTGATTACTATGAGGGTTTTTAGACAACAGCCAGATCAACGCATCTGATGCAGCCAGGCACTGTCACATTCAGTGACTCAACACTCAGCAGGGCATAGATACTGGCTTAGAGCCCCAAATTCACATTGAACCTATCGCCAATTCCTCTTTAGGGAATCGTGCCTCGGACGGGTCGGTGATACACAATTACAAAAATAATCGCTGTGATTGCTTCACCGTTGACTCGATCTTGTTGTGCAAGCAAATCCCATTTCAGTGGTGGTATTTTAGCACGTCAAACCCCCTAGAACCCCCTCGTTGGTGCAGCTCCTCGATTCCATCGCCGTCCCTCGATCAGCTTCTGCATCACCtcctcttgtctcttctcttcctggtTGTCTCTCTCTCCCGCCTGTGTCAATCAACAGGCTTTGTTTTCTCCACTGCCGCCCACACCACCGCCGTCGTCATTGTTCATCACAGAATATGCCCTGATTAATGCAGACAGACGCTGTAATCATCCTCAGCAAGTATCCGTATTTTTACTTGAACCATTGGATCACCATAAACTCGGCTCGCCTGGGCTCGCTTTGCCCTACCGGGTTCctgtaccttaccttgcttGAGTGTTGATTGACTGGGCTGGGGCTGTCACTCCAGCTCCCGCCATCACCACCTCATTTTGGTTAACCTCCAGCTCTAGAACAAACTCCACTCCACTCTGATGTTCCCCGATCCTTCTGATTCTCTCTTACTGTTCGCATTGTCATAATCCATTCCCCCGCGGCTGTTCTTACACTTTACTGTAGCTTTGTTCGCCAATCCATTGGCCCTTTGCCCCCCTTTACAACCTCCATATCTCTCAAGACTCTCAGTAAACATCCAAACTTCAGTATAGTAACCCTGTCTCGCATCCCCTTCCCCCATCTCGACTGCCGCTTGCATCGCCGTATCCCAGCGCCACGCTACCAACACCTCCACACCAAAACACTTTGCCCCCCAGCCAGGGCATCCTCTTTCGACTTGCCTTGGATTGGGGCTCAACCTAGACCTGACATTGTCGCGATCCATCACTGTCCATCGTTTTCATCCCACACGTACCTCTGTCGCAGTTCGCTGCATCACCGATCGCGACTTGCgaatcgcatcgcatcgcaacTCAGCCTGCAACCCAGCGCAACGCAACGTAACGATTCCTCACACAGCCTCGCGTGCGCATCGCGAAACTCTGTTTGATCGACTGCGCATCTTGTACCGGACACATTAACCCCCTCTCAGAAAACCGCTGTCGCATCGTTGCTTGTCGAGCACATgggttctcaagcttgattACCACCGGCCGTCCGACTATAACACATTCCCTGCTCTCTCGGGTGTTTAGCTTTGTTCTGTCTGCCATTCAGGCGCTAGACCATCAATCACCATGGATCAGAACGGCTATAACTCCTCGGTGCTGCAGCGGCCACCacaaagagaagatggtggagaTGACGACCGAGACTCTCGTccgcatcaccatcatcatcaccaccatcatcaccatcaccacaaCAATAGGCGCGACGGTGACTCAGCTGGACCTGGGCCTATAGTGGGAGAAACGGCGACAGCCTCATCGAATGCAGGCGGCGCGAATGTGCATCAGCACTCCACCTTTAGTCTGCGCTCACCCAAGTCAGAATACCGTCCTCCTCCCTTTACATCTCCCAACGGCCATAGCCATAGTCATAGCCATAGCCACAGCCATCAAAACACCCCAAGTGCCGGCCATTCCCTTCAATCCCCGCCTCGTCCAGCATTGCCCAATCCCTACATGTCATCGTCCACGGGCGCACCCGGCGGCCCCGTCGCTCCATCACTTCCACCTCCTGTAGGcctcaactcatcatcacccgGATCATCAGCTGCAGGActtcatcagcagcagcatcatcgtcaacctccAGCACCACCGCCTGCTGGTCCTCCGCCCGTGTCGCCGCTGCACCCTCCTGTTGCATATTACCCTCCCGGGTCGAACCACGACATTTATATACCGCGTGAAACCAAACCTGCATCGCGAGGTTTTTACGACCCTACAACTGATACAACAAAGGAACGTCGAGTTTCTGACGCGGCGACGCCTGGAGCCTCCTGGCacaacgccaacgccaacgccaacgcgCCCCCGGTTGGCACTCCAAAGGTAAGGGGGGCAAATCCACTCTTTTTTGTCTTTGactctcgtctcgtctcgccCGGACTCGATTTGATTGATTACACCCGACGTCCCTTGATTTTCCTcttccccatcatcatcatccttcaaTTCTGTCTTGATCATCGAGATCTTCACCCATCACGTCCAGGTCATCAATGCCTGTTCCCTTCCCTCACTCTTATCAAGCTTAATTTCCCATCAAACTGTCACTATCGCAACACCTTTTAATTTCATCATCGCCCTTAACTCCGTCGCACAACCTCCTTCTACTCCGACCAAGACCTAAACAACCACAAAGCTTGCTGACGTGGAGCTAATTTTTCTCTTCTTACACAACAGACTCACGATTCGTACCCTTATTCGCAATCTGCCGAACAAGGTACTCCTTCATATTACAACGGCTCTTACACGTCTCCACGAGGTCCATCATATAGTCGGCCGCGAAGTCCAGCATCGCATTCGCATCAGAACCCCCCAGCTGGTTCTCTTAGCCCTCCGGGGCGACAACCTCTACTCGCTTCTCCAAGTGCGAGACATGGTGCTACAGCCAACATGACTTCTACTACTAATGGGGCTTCTGCCCTTACACCTTACAAGTCTGATCTCGCAGCTCCATCACCTCCAAAGCCGGCATCGGCAAGCGTAGGTGCTAACCAATTTACAGAGTATTCATTTGTACTAATACCATTGCAGACATCGAGGGCAAACCCAATGTCTTTTGACAGCATCCTCTCCAGCTCTGAGCCCGCTCGAAAACCCAAAGAACAATCGCCTCTGATTTCACGAGAAGCTGAAGTAGAAATCAAGCAAGAGCGAGATTCCAAACGTGATCGAGAACCGAAGCGCGACTCGCGGGAACCCAAACAGACAAAACGCTCCCTAGAACCTGAAGCGGATCACGACACAGAGGTTGAAAAAGATGTCGAGACTGAGCCCGAACCTTTTCCTGGCAGAGACAAAGAAAGAGACCCCCCTGCCAAGAAACGAGGAGGCCGGAAGTCAACAAAAGGCCGTGCTTCTGATATTCGAGATGCCGCTACGCCCAAGAATGGTCGCAGATTATCAATTAAGAAGGAATCGCCAACACCTCGACTTCCCGCCAAGCGACAAGCAAATGGCCTGCCCAAGCCAAAGACTTGGTCAgcagagatggagaagaagattcaGAACGCCGAGACACAGATTGACAACAGGGCTTCAAATCTGGAACCCGATGAATTTGATCAGCAGCAATACAAGGAGCGAGCTCAGAAGCGACGACGTGTAATGGATCAACTCGACCTGGAACACGGTCTCTCCCGGCGTACCGCTTTTGCGACTTCAACCGGCAAGAAGCTCGTACTCCACGCAGAGCTCGGTAAACGACGCTACGACGATGTGTTTTACGACGAAGCGCTACATGAGGTCCGTGAACAAGAAGTTTACGCCGAAAAGGAGCGTAAGAAGGATATGCAGCGCAAGCGACGTCGTGAGAAGTCAATGGCTGTTACCATGGAGCAGAAAGAAGCAGCTCTAGCTCGTGccgaggctgctgaagaCGAAACCGAACGGCAGAAACATCTTCGAGATGCTGAACGCGCCAGTAAGAAGGCGCAGCAGACGAAACTCATTCTCCAGAAGGGTATCAAGGGTCCTGCCCGTAATTTGGAGCTTAACCTGGAGGGTGGCACCATGTCTTCATTCCAGGCTTCCGATGtggaatctggggaagcCGGCACGCCATCTGGCAAGCGAAAGGGCAAGGGCCGTAGCGGACCTCGTCTCAAGAAGTCTAAGGAACAAAAGCAAGCCGAAAAGGATTCTGCCGAAGCCGCTCAAGCCGCTCTTGATGCCGGAGAGGAACTACCAACCAAAGAAGAGAACCGCGTTCgaatcaagatcaagaaaacCAAGAAGGATCCTTCTGCTGAGACAGAGAAAGACAAGGACGACGGCGATAAGACCGAGGACGAGCCTGtcgagaagaaaagcaagaagagcaaagacaaagacaaggagAAGGTCGATGACATCCCAGACAACGAGAAACGGTTCATGTCCAAGGGCTACAACCAAATTTACGATCAGATTTGGCGAGACATGGCTCGTAAAGATGTCAACAAGACCTTCAAGCTTGCCGTGGACTCTTATGCCACAAAAGCCTCAAATCTCAAAAAGACAGCCATCCTGGCATCGAAGGAAGCAAAGCGCTGGCAATTACGGACAAACAAGGGCACCAAAGATCTCCAAGCTCGAGCAAAGCGTGTTATGCGTGACATGATGGGCTTTTGGAAGCGTAACGAGCGAGAAGAACGAGATCTCcgcaaggctgctgagaagcaGGAGATCGAGAATGCccgaaaagaagaagctgacCGTGAAGCCGCCCGTCA
This genomic window contains:
- the ARB1 gene encoding ABC transporter ATP-binding protein arb1 (EggNog:ENOG41~BUSCO:EOG092614E6); amino-acid sequence: MAPSSSKEKRLAKKAAEGKLKGKKGKKTEEPELDAHGNPIKDDDAPATSGAKLDEVKRLAEQMDKHGISDRVTTGVLASTQTSKDVKITSTSLVFHGRVLITDSTLELTYGRRYGLLGENGCGKSTFLKAIAAREYPIPEHLDIYLLNEGAPPSDLGALEWVVREAELELERLDHQAEKLLEDEGPESPVLLDLYEHMDKLDPSTFATRASLILTGLGFNKKTIHKKTKDMSGGWRMRVALAKALFVKPSVLLLDDPTAHLDLEACVWLEEYLKKWERTLVLVSHSMDFLNGVCSNMIDMRGKQLIYYGGNYDSYSKTRTENETNQMKAYQKQQDEIVHIKKFIASAGTYANLVRQAKSRQKILDKMEADGFIQPVEQDRVFTFRFADVDKLPPPVLSFDNVTFSYSGKPEDDLYRNLDLGFDMDSRTALVGPNGVGKSTLLRLMTGKLSPTGGVVTRHTHLKLGLYSQHSSEQLDLTKSALDFVRDKYSEKSQDYQYWRQQLGKYGLSGDSQTALMGTLSEGQKSRIVFALLAIESPNMLLLDEPTNGLDIPTIDSLADAINAFSGGVIVVSHDFRLLDKIAKQILVCENQTIRTWDGSISEYKNYLRKKMISAGAV